A genome region from Staphylococcus capitis subsp. capitis includes the following:
- a CDS encoding acyl carrier protein translates to MENFDKVKDIIVDRLGVDADKVTEDASFKDDLGADSLDIAELVMELEDEFGTEIPDEEAEKINTVGDAVKYINSLEK, encoded by the coding sequence GTGGAAAACTTCGATAAAGTAAAAGATATCATCGTTGACCGTTTAGGTGTTGATGCTGACAAAGTAACTGAAGATGCATCATTCAAAGATGATTTAGGCGCTGACTCACTTGATATCGCTGAATTAGTAATGGAATTAGAAGACGAATTTGGTACTGAAATTCCTGATGAAGAAGCTGAAAAAATCAACACTGTTGGTGATGCTGTTAAGTACATCAATAGCTTAGAAAAATAA
- the ffh gene encoding signal recognition particle protein, with product MAFEGLSDRLQATMQKMRGKGKVTEADIKTMMREVRLALLEADVNFKVVKEFVKTVSDRALGSDVMQSLTPGQQVIKIVQEELTSLMGGENTSIKMANKPPTVVMMVGLQGAGKTTTAGKLALLMRKKYNKKPMLVAGDIYRPAAIDQLQTVGKQIDIPVYSEGDQVPPQQIVENALQHAKEEHLDFVIIDTAGRLHIDEALMNELQEVKEISKPDEIMLVVDAMTGQDAVNVAQSFDDQLDVSGVTLTKLDGDTRGGAALSIRSVTQKPIKFVGMSEKLDGLELFHPERMASRILGMGDVLSLIEKAQQDVDQEKAKDLEKKMRDSSFTLDDFLEQLDQVKNLGPLDDIMKMIPGMNKMKGLDKLNMSDKQIDHIKAIIQSMTPKERSNPETLNVSRKKRIAKGSGRSLQEVNRLMKQFNDMKKMMKQFTGGGKGKKGKRSQMENMLKGMNLPF from the coding sequence ATGGCATTTGAAGGATTATCCGATCGCTTGCAAGCCACGATGCAAAAAATGCGTGGTAAGGGTAAAGTTACCGAAGCGGATATCAAAACAATGATGCGAGAAGTACGATTAGCATTGTTAGAAGCCGATGTTAACTTCAAAGTTGTTAAAGAGTTTGTTAAAACTGTTTCTGACCGTGCTTTAGGTTCAGACGTTATGCAATCTTTAACACCCGGCCAACAAGTGATTAAAATTGTTCAAGAAGAACTTACAAGCTTGATGGGTGGAGAAAATACATCTATAAAAATGGCAAATAAACCACCTACTGTTGTCATGATGGTTGGTTTACAAGGTGCCGGTAAAACTACAACTGCTGGTAAATTAGCATTGTTAATGCGTAAAAAATATAATAAAAAGCCAATGTTAGTTGCTGGAGATATCTATCGTCCGGCTGCGATTGACCAATTACAAACTGTTGGTAAACAAATCGACATACCTGTATATAGTGAAGGTGACCAAGTTCCACCTCAACAAATTGTTGAGAATGCATTGCAACATGCTAAAGAAGAACATTTAGATTTTGTCATCATCGATACAGCGGGGCGTTTACACATCGATGAAGCTTTAATGAATGAGTTACAAGAAGTTAAAGAAATTTCCAAACCCGACGAAATTATGCTAGTTGTTGATGCAATGACAGGTCAAGATGCTGTCAATGTTGCACAATCATTTGATGATCAACTAGATGTGTCAGGTGTAACCCTAACTAAATTAGATGGTGATACACGTGGTGGTGCTGCACTATCTATTCGTTCAGTGACTCAGAAACCTATTAAATTTGTAGGTATGAGTGAGAAATTAGATGGATTAGAATTATTCCATCCTGAACGCATGGCTTCTCGTATTTTAGGCATGGGTGACGTTTTAAGCTTAATTGAAAAAGCACAACAAGATGTTGACCAAGAAAAAGCTAAAGATTTAGAGAAAAAAATGCGTGATTCTTCATTTACGTTGGATGATTTCTTAGAACAATTAGACCAAGTTAAAAACTTAGGTCCGTTAGATGATATTATGAAAATGATTCCTGGGATGAATAAAATGAAAGGATTGGATAAGCTTAATATGAGCGATAAACAAATTGACCATATTAAAGCAATTATTCAGTCAATGACACCAAAAGAACGTTCTAACCCAGAAACATTAAATGTTTCTCGTAAGAAACGTATAGCTAAAGGTTCTGGTCGATCATTACAAGAAGTTAATCGTCTTATGAAGCAATTCAATGATATGAAGAAAATGATGAAACAATTTACTGGTGGCGGCAAAGGTAAAAAAGGTAAGCGAAGCCAGATGGAAAATATGTTAAAAGGTATGAATTTACCATTTTAA
- the ftsY gene encoding signal recognition particle-docking protein FtsY, with amino-acid sequence MSFFKRLKDKFSSKSEDEIQKELTEDVESDETSDSDASNESGETNFNDTIEEPKPKKKPKKLSEADFDEDGLISIEDFEEIEAQKIGAKFKAGLEKSRQNFQEQLNNLIARYRKVDEDFFEALEEMLITADVGFNTVMKLTDELRTEAQRRNIQETEDLREVIVEKIVEIYHQEDDHSEAMNLEDGRLNVILMVGVNGVGKTTTIGKLAYRYQQEGKKVMLAAGDTFRAGAIQQLKVWGDRVGVEVVSQSEGSDPAAVVYDAINAAKNKGVDILICDTAGRLQNKSNLMQELDKMKRVISRSIPDAPHEALLCLDATTGQNALSQARSFKDVTNVSGIVLTKLDGTAKGGIVLAIRNELHIPVKYVGLGEKLDDLQPFNPESYVYGLFADMIEQNEDIPDELIDESSTDTEEGTQDGPR; translated from the coding sequence ATGAGCTTTTTTAAGCGCTTAAAAGATAAATTTTCAAGTAAAAGTGAAGATGAGATTCAAAAAGAATTAACTGAAGATGTGGAATCAGATGAAACAAGTGATTCGGATGCATCCAATGAATCAGGCGAAACGAATTTTAATGATACAATCGAAGAACCTAAACCTAAGAAAAAACCAAAAAAATTAAGTGAAGCTGATTTCGATGAAGATGGCTTAATCTCAATCGAAGACTTTGAAGAAATTGAAGCTCAAAAAATTGGTGCGAAATTTAAAGCTGGTTTAGAAAAATCACGTCAAAATTTTCAAGAACAACTTAATAATCTAATTGCTCGATATAGAAAAGTAGATGAAGATTTCTTTGAAGCACTTGAAGAAATGCTTATTACAGCTGACGTTGGTTTCAATACTGTTATGAAATTGACAGATGAATTACGTACAGAAGCTCAAAGACGTAATATTCAAGAAACTGAAGACTTACGTGAAGTAATTGTAGAAAAAATTGTTGAGATTTATCACCAAGAAGATGATCATTCAGAAGCAATGAATCTTGAAGATGGAAGATTGAACGTTATCTTAATGGTCGGTGTTAACGGTGTAGGTAAGACTACAACGATTGGTAAGTTAGCATATCGTTATCAACAAGAAGGTAAAAAAGTTATGCTTGCAGCCGGTGATACATTCAGAGCTGGTGCAATTCAACAATTGAAAGTTTGGGGAGACCGTGTAGGCGTTGAAGTTGTGAGCCAAAGTGAAGGTTCTGATCCAGCTGCAGTGGTGTACGATGCAATTAACGCTGCTAAAAATAAAGGTGTGGATATTTTAATTTGTGATACTGCAGGTCGTTTACAAAATAAATCTAACTTAATGCAAGAACTTGATAAGATGAAACGTGTGATTAGTCGATCTATCCCTGATGCACCTCATGAAGCGTTATTATGTTTAGATGCTACAACAGGTCAAAACGCGTTATCGCAAGCACGTTCATTTAAAGATGTCACAAATGTTTCAGGTATTGTGTTAACCAAATTAGATGGTACTGCTAAAGGTGGTATCGTTCTTGCCATCCGTAATGAATTGCATATTCCTGTTAAATATGTAGGCTTAGGCGAGAAACTTGATGACTTACAACCATTTAACCCTGAAAGTTACGTGTATGGTTTATTTGCTGATATGATTGAACAAAATGAAGATATCCCTGATGAATTAATAGATGAATCATCTACTGACACTGAAGAAGGTACTCAAGATGGGCCAAGATGA
- the fabD gene encoding ACP S-malonyltransferase, translating to MSKTAIIFPGQGAQKVGMASDLYNEETRSTEILNQAQEALDFDLLETMFTDEEGKLGETENTQPALLTHSVALLEALENLNADFTMGHSLGEYSSLVASGVLSFEDAVKIVRKRGQLMAQAFPNGVGSMAAVLGLDYEDVDKICKDLSNEEELIEPANINSPGQIVVSGHKTLIDKLVEEGKSLGAKRVLPLAVSGPFHSSMMSVIEEDFASYINQFEWHDANFPVVQNFNAQGETDAEVIKHNMVKQLYSPVQFIKSTEWLIEQGVDHFIEIGPGKVLSGLIKKINRDVKITSIQTLEDVKGWNENE from the coding sequence ATGAGTAAAACGGCAATCATTTTTCCTGGGCAAGGCGCTCAAAAAGTTGGAATGGCAAGTGACTTATATAATGAAGAAACACGTTCAACTGAAATCTTAAATCAAGCACAAGAAGCACTAGATTTTGATTTATTAGAAACAATGTTTACTGATGAGGAAGGTAAACTGGGTGAAACTGAAAATACTCAACCTGCTTTATTAACTCATAGTGTGGCATTATTAGAGGCATTAGAAAATTTAAATGCTGATTTTACAATGGGTCATAGTTTAGGTGAATATTCAAGTTTAGTAGCTAGTGGTGTACTTTCATTTGAAGATGCAGTTAAGATTGTTCGTAAACGTGGACAACTTATGGCTCAAGCATTTCCTAATGGTGTAGGTAGTATGGCTGCTGTACTTGGATTAGATTACGAAGACGTTGATAAGATTTGTAAAGATTTATCTAATGAAGAAGAATTAATTGAACCTGCTAACATTAATTCACCAGGACAAATTGTTGTTTCAGGTCATAAAACTTTAATCGATAAATTAGTTGAAGAAGGTAAATCTTTAGGAGCTAAACGTGTACTTCCTCTAGCAGTCTCAGGGCCATTCCATTCATCTATGATGAGTGTGATTGAAGAAGATTTTGCTTCTTATATTAATCAGTTTGAGTGGCATGATGCTAACTTCCCTGTCGTACAAAACTTTAATGCACAAGGCGAGACAGACGCTGAAGTGATTAAACATAATATGGTTAAGCAATTGTATTCACCTGTTCAATTTATAAAATCGACAGAGTGGTTGATTGAACAAGGTGTAGATCACTTTATTGAGATTGGTCCAGGCAAAGTATTATCAGGATTAATTAAAAAAATTAATAGAGATGTTAAAATTACTTCAATTCAAACACTTGAAGATGTGAAAGGATGGAATGAAAATGAGTAA
- the smc gene encoding chromosome segregation protein SMC, translated as MVYLKSIDAIGFKSFADHTNVQFDKGVTAIVGPNGSGKSNITDAIKWVLGEQSAKSLRGSKMEDIIFSGAEHRKAQNYAEVKLKLDNHSKKLQIDSDELVVTRRLYRSGESEYYLNNDRARLKDIIEIFLDSGLGKEAFSIISQGRVDEILNAKPIDRRQIIEESAGVLKYKKRKAESINKLDHTEDNLTRVEDILYDLEGRVEPLKEEAAIAKEYQQLSKQMEQSDVIVTVHDIDQYNEDNTQLDQRLNELKSQQADKEAQQAQVNQLLQKYKGERQQVDYDIEKLNYELVKTTEAYEQLAGKLNVLEERKKNQSETNARYEEELENLNAQMKTIEHDKHQNEETLNELKDKQKHLNKEVQDLESLLYVSDEKHDEKLEEIKNNYYTLMSEQSDVNNDIRFLEHTINENEAKKSRLDSRLVEAFNQLKEIQNNINETEKSNKISKKALSEAEQQIHRIEKDLTKSKKQQSEYEDKLYQAYRYNEKLKSRIDSLATQEEDYTYFFNGVKHILKAKNNELKGIHGAVAEVIDVPSQMTQAIETALGASLQHVIVDSEKDGRQAIQFLKQRNLGRATFLPLNVIKPRHIASDIKDIARQTEGFIDIASDAVKVSSKYQSVIENLLGNTIIVNDLKHANELARAIRYRTRIVTLEGDVVNPGGSMTGGGARKSKSILSQKDELSTMRHQLEDYQRQTADFERHFKESKDKAEQLSEQYFEASQQYNTLKEKVHHHELELDRLKTQETHLKNEHEEFEFEKNDGYQSDKSKETLTQKQARLSEIQQQLTELESEIERYTQLSKEGKESTTKTQQQLHQKQSDLAVVKERIKSQKIEIERLVKQQESTQQQINTVEEKIKLFNSDEMMGEQAFENLKSQIQEQEEARDQLNKQHEELKQQRININETIEKNESQLQVCHQDILAIENHYQDIKAKQSKLDVLINHAIDHLNDVYQLTVERARTLYESNEPIESLRKKVKLTKMSIDELGPVNLNAIEQFEELNERYTFLNEQRTDLREAKETLEQIINEMDREVEGRFKDTFHAVQDHFTTVFKQLFGGGQAELRLTEDDYLSAGVDIIVQPPGKKLQHLSLLSGGERALSAIALLFAILKVRSAPFVILDEVEAALDEANVIRYAQYLNELSEQTQFIVITHRKGTMEFSDRLYGVTMQESGVSKLVSVNLNTIDEVMKEEQA; from the coding sequence ATGGTTTATTTAAAATCGATAGATGCCATAGGATTTAAGTCTTTTGCCGACCATACAAATGTCCAATTCGATAAAGGTGTGACAGCTATTGTTGGTCCTAATGGTAGTGGTAAAAGTAATATTACTGATGCAATTAAATGGGTATTGGGTGAACAATCAGCTAAGTCGTTACGTGGTTCCAAAATGGAAGATATTATCTTTTCAGGAGCTGAACACAGAAAGGCTCAGAACTACGCTGAAGTTAAACTCAAATTAGATAATCATTCAAAAAAACTGCAGATTGATTCAGATGAATTAGTAGTCACTCGGCGTCTATATCGTAGTGGAGAAAGTGAGTACTATTTAAATAACGATCGTGCGCGTTTAAAAGATATTATCGAAATCTTTTTAGATTCTGGTCTGGGAAAAGAAGCATTCAGTATCATCTCACAAGGTAGAGTTGATGAAATATTAAACGCTAAACCTATCGACCGTCGACAAATTATTGAAGAATCTGCTGGCGTACTAAAATATAAAAAGCGTAAAGCTGAATCTATAAATAAGCTAGATCATACGGAAGACAATCTTACTCGAGTTGAAGATATTTTATATGACTTAGAAGGTCGAGTTGAGCCTCTTAAAGAAGAAGCAGCTATTGCTAAAGAATATCAACAATTATCTAAACAAATGGAACAAAGCGATGTTATTGTTACGGTTCATGACATCGATCAATATAATGAAGATAATACTCAATTAGACCAGCGTTTAAATGAGTTAAAAAGTCAACAAGCCGACAAAGAAGCTCAACAAGCCCAAGTAAATCAATTATTGCAAAAGTATAAAGGTGAACGTCAGCAAGTTGATTATGATATTGAAAAATTAAATTATGAATTAGTTAAAACAACTGAAGCATATGAACAACTTGCTGGGAAATTAAATGTATTAGAAGAACGTAAAAAGAACCAATCAGAAACGAATGCTAGATACGAAGAAGAACTAGAAAATTTAAATGCCCAAATGAAAACGATTGAGCATGATAAACATCAAAATGAAGAAACATTAAATGAGCTCAAAGACAAACAGAAGCATCTTAATAAAGAAGTACAGGATTTAGAGTCACTGCTCTATGTTTCTGATGAAAAACATGATGAAAAGCTTGAAGAAATCAAGAATAATTATTATACGTTAATGTCTGAACAATCGGATGTTAATAATGATATACGTTTCCTTGAACATACAATTAATGAAAACGAAGCGAAAAAATCTAGATTAGATTCCAGACTTGTTGAAGCATTTAATCAGTTAAAAGAGATACAAAATAACATTAATGAAACTGAAAAAAGTAATAAAATTTCAAAAAAGGCTTTATCGGAAGCTGAACAACAAATTCACCGCATTGAAAAAGACTTAACAAAATCTAAAAAACAGCAATCTGAATATGAAGATAAGTTATATCAAGCTTACCGATATAATGAAAAATTAAAATCTAGAATTGATAGTTTAGCTACTCAAGAAGAGGATTACACATATTTCTTTAATGGGGTTAAGCATATCCTTAAAGCAAAAAATAATGAATTAAAAGGCATTCACGGCGCTGTAGCTGAAGTGATTGATGTTCCATCCCAAATGACTCAAGCAATCGAAACAGCTTTAGGTGCATCACTACAACATGTCATTGTTGATAGTGAGAAAGATGGGAGACAAGCCATTCAATTCTTAAAGCAACGCAATTTAGGGCGTGCGACATTTTTACCTTTAAATGTCATTAAGCCACGACATATTGCTTCAGATATTAAGGATATAGCCCGTCAAACTGAAGGATTTATTGATATTGCTTCAGATGCTGTAAAAGTGTCTTCCAAGTATCAAAGTGTCATTGAAAATTTATTAGGAAATACAATCATCGTAAATGATTTAAAACATGCTAATGAATTAGCTAGAGCTATACGCTATCGCACTCGTATTGTAACTTTAGAGGGAGATGTAGTTAATCCTGGTGGTTCAATGACTGGCGGTGGCGCAAGAAAATCGAAAAGTATTCTTTCTCAAAAAGATGAACTATCAACGATGCGTCACCAACTTGAGGATTATCAACGTCAAACTGCTGATTTTGAACGTCATTTTAAAGAATCAAAAGATAAGGCCGAACAATTAAGTGAGCAGTATTTTGAAGCGAGTCAACAATATAATACCTTGAAAGAAAAAGTGCATCATCATGAATTAGAATTAGATCGCTTGAAAACACAAGAGACACATCTCAAGAACGAACATGAAGAATTTGAATTTGAGAAGAATGATGGTTATCAAAGTGATAAAAGTAAAGAAACTTTAACTCAAAAACAAGCACGTTTATCTGAAATTCAACAACAATTGACTGAATTAGAGAGCGAAATTGAACGTTATACTCAATTGTCTAAAGAAGGTAAAGAATCAACAACTAAAACACAACAACAACTTCATCAAAAGCAATCTGATTTAGCAGTAGTGAAAGAGCGAATAAAATCTCAAAAAATAGAGATTGAACGTTTAGTTAAACAACAAGAATCTACGCAGCAACAAATCAATACTGTTGAAGAAAAAATAAAGCTATTTAATTCTGATGAAATGATGGGTGAACAAGCGTTTGAGAATTTAAAATCTCAAATTCAAGAACAAGAAGAGGCACGTGATCAGCTTAATAAACAACATGAAGAACTTAAACAACAACGTATCAACATCAATGAAACAATTGAGAAAAATGAAAGTCAGCTCCAAGTGTGTCATCAAGATATTTTAGCTATCGAAAATCATTATCAAGATATTAAAGCAAAACAATCAAAATTAGATGTGTTGATTAATCATGCTATAGACCATCTCAATGATGTATATCAATTAACGGTAGAGAGGGCACGTACTTTATATGAATCTAATGAACCGATTGAAAGTTTACGTAAGAAAGTCAAACTTACGAAGATGTCGATAGATGAATTAGGCCCAGTAAACTTAAATGCTATTGAACAATTTGAGGAATTAAATGAACGTTATACCTTCCTCAATGAACAACGTACAGATTTAAGAGAAGCTAAAGAGACGCTTGAACAAATTATTAATGAAATGGATCGCGAAGTTGAAGGACGTTTTAAAGATACCTTCCATGCAGTCCAAGACCACTTCACAACTGTTTTCAAACAATTATTTGGTGGTGGACAAGCTGAACTACGTTTAACAGAGGACGATTACTTATCAGCTGGTGTTGATATTATTGTTCAACCTCCTGGCAAAAAGCTTCAGCATCTTTCATTATTAAGTGGTGGGGAGCGTGCATTAAGTGCGATAGCATTATTGTTTGCAATTCTTAAGGTACGTTCTGCTCCATTTGTTATACTAGATGAGGTAGAGGCAGCGCTAGATGAAGCGAATGTGATTCGCTACGCACAGTACTTAAATGAACTATCAGAACAAACACAGTTTATCGTTATTACCCATCGAAAAGGAACGATGGAGTTCTCGGACCGATTATATGGAGTCACAATGCAAGAGTCAGGTGTTTCTAAGTTAGTTAGCGTTAACCTAAATACTATAGATGAGGTTATGAAGGAGGAACAAGCATGA
- the rnc gene encoding ribonuclease III: protein MANHKKREMVIEFQQKFANKMDEWGFSFNNIDLYQQAFSHSSFINDFNMNRLDHNERLEFLGDAVLELTVSRYLFDKHPHLPEGNLTKMRATIVCEPSLVIFANKIDLNELILLGKGEEKTGGRTRPSLISDAFEAFVGALYLDQGLDTVWKFAEKVIFPYVEDDELVGVVDFKTQFQEYVHRQNKGDVTYRLIKEEGPAHHRLFTSEVILENNAVAEGKGKTKKESEQKAAEQAYKIMKKNESF, encoded by the coding sequence GTGGCTAACCATAAAAAGAGAGAAATGGTCATAGAATTTCAACAAAAATTTGCCAATAAAATGGATGAGTGGGGTTTTAGTTTCAATAATATCGATTTGTATCAACAAGCGTTCTCGCATTCGAGTTTTATCAATGATTTTAATATGAATCGACTTGATCATAATGAACGTTTAGAATTTTTAGGTGATGCGGTATTAGAATTGACGGTCTCACGCTATTTGTTTGATAAGCATCCTCATTTGCCAGAAGGTAATCTGACAAAGATGCGTGCAACAATTGTTTGTGAGCCCTCACTTGTAATATTTGCAAATAAAATTGATTTAAATGAACTTATTTTATTAGGTAAAGGTGAAGAGAAAACAGGTGGTAGAACAAGACCATCGTTAATATCTGATGCTTTTGAAGCGTTTGTAGGCGCTCTATATTTAGATCAAGGTTTAGATACTGTATGGAAGTTCGCTGAGAAAGTCATTTTCCCATATGTTGAAGATGATGAATTAGTTGGTGTGGTGGACTTCAAAACGCAGTTTCAAGAATATGTACATCGACAAAATAAAGGTGATGTGACCTATCGGCTAATCAAAGAAGAAGGTCCTGCACATCATAGGTTATTTACTTCTGAAGTTATTTTAGAAAATAATGCAGTTGCAGAAGGTAAAGGAAAGACGAAAAAAGAATCCGAACAAAAGGCAGCCGAGCAAGCTTATAAGATAATGAAGAAAAATGAGTCATTTTAA
- the fabG gene encoding 3-oxoacyl-[acyl-carrier-protein] reductase, with the protein MSKSALVTGASRGIGRSIALQLAEEGYNVAVNYAGSKDKAEAVVEEIKAKGVDSFAIQANVANGDEVKAMIKEVVSQFGSVDVLVNNAGITRDNLLMRMKEQEWDDVIDTNLKGVFNCIQKVTPQMLRQRGGAIINLSSVVGAVGNPGQANYVATKAGVVGLTKSSARELASRGITVNAVAPGFIVSDMTDALSDELKDQMLEQIPLARFGEDTDIANTVAFLASDKAKYITGQTIHVNGGMYM; encoded by the coding sequence ATGAGTAAGAGTGCTTTAGTTACAGGTGCTTCACGTGGTATCGGGCGTAGCATCGCATTACAATTAGCTGAAGAAGGCTATAATGTTGCTGTCAATTATGCAGGTAGTAAAGATAAAGCTGAAGCTGTGGTTGAAGAAATCAAAGCTAAAGGTGTAGATAGCTTTGCTATTCAAGCTAATGTGGCGAACGGCGATGAAGTGAAGGCTATGATTAAAGAAGTTGTAAGCCAATTCGGTTCAGTTGATGTATTAGTAAATAACGCTGGTATTACTAGAGATAATTTATTAATGCGTATGAAAGAACAAGAATGGGACGATGTTATTGACACTAATTTAAAAGGTGTATTTAACTGTATCCAAAAAGTAACACCTCAAATGTTACGTCAACGCGGAGGCGCGATTATTAATTTATCAAGTGTTGTTGGTGCAGTGGGAAATCCTGGACAAGCAAACTATGTAGCAACTAAAGCAGGAGTGGTTGGTTTAACTAAATCATCTGCTCGCGAATTAGCTTCTCGTGGTATTACTGTTAATGCAGTAGCTCCAGGTTTTATTGTTTCTGATATGACTGATGCTTTAAGCGATGAACTTAAAGATCAAATGTTAGAACAAATTCCATTAGCACGTTTTGGTGAGGATACTGATATTGCGAATACTGTTGCATTCTTAGCTTCAGATAAAGCTAAATATATTACTGGTCAAACAATTCATGTCAACGGTGGTATGTATATGTAA
- a CDS encoding putative DNA-binding protein, protein MGQDDLVKTIRMNYLFDFYQSLLTQKQKSYLELFYLQDYSLSEIADTFEVSRQAVYDNIRRTGDLVEDYETKLGLYRRFEKRQEIYDLMKQSLNNSDLLEEYITQLEELE, encoded by the coding sequence ATGGGCCAAGATGATTTAGTAAAAACAATTAGAATGAATTATTTGTTTGATTTTTATCAATCATTATTAACTCAAAAGCAGAAAAGCTATTTAGAATTATTTTATTTACAAGATTATTCATTAAGTGAAATTGCCGATACATTTGAAGTGAGTAGACAGGCAGTTTATGATAATATAAGAAGAACTGGCGATTTAGTAGAAGATTATGAAACTAAACTAGGTTTATATAGAAGATTTGAGAAACGCCAAGAAATTTATGATTTAATGAAACAATCTCTTAATAATTCAGATTTACTAGAAGAATATATCACTCAATTAGAAGAGTTAGAGTAG